Proteins from a single region of Stutzerimonas stutzeri:
- a CDS encoding ABC transporter permease, with the protein MDMDLLTNIFYAMIRTGTPLLLVALGELVCEKTGVLNLGQEGMMLFGAVIGFIVAFASGNLWLGVLFACLAGVLLSLLFAMVALGFNANQVATGLALTIFGVGLSSFVGASWVGKPLAGFEPITIPLLSEIPVIGRMLFAQDLLVYLSFALFALVAWVLLKSRIGLIIQAVGENPNAASAMGLPVLRVRTLAVMFGGAMAGLAGGYMSLAYTPMWAENMTAGRGWIALALVVFASWRVSRVLLGAYLFGLASILHLVAQGLGLAIPGNLLAMLPYVATILVLVLLSRDAIRTRLYAPVSLGQPWQPGH; encoded by the coding sequence ATGGACATGGATCTGCTGACCAATATCTTCTACGCCATGATCCGCACCGGTACGCCGCTGCTGCTGGTCGCCCTCGGCGAGCTGGTGTGCGAGAAGACCGGCGTACTCAACCTCGGCCAGGAGGGCATGATGCTGTTCGGCGCGGTGATCGGCTTCATCGTCGCCTTCGCCAGCGGCAACCTCTGGCTCGGCGTGCTGTTCGCCTGCCTGGCCGGTGTGCTGCTCTCGCTGCTATTCGCCATGGTGGCGCTGGGCTTCAACGCCAATCAGGTCGCCACGGGTCTGGCGCTGACCATCTTCGGCGTCGGCCTGTCGTCCTTCGTCGGCGCCAGCTGGGTCGGCAAGCCGCTGGCCGGCTTCGAGCCGATCACCATTCCGCTGCTCAGCGAGATCCCCGTGATCGGCCGCATGCTGTTCGCCCAGGACCTGCTGGTGTACCTGTCCTTCGCACTGTTCGCCCTGGTGGCCTGGGTGCTGCTGAAAAGCCGCATCGGCCTGATCATCCAGGCCGTCGGCGAAAACCCCAACGCCGCCAGCGCCATGGGCCTGCCGGTGCTGCGCGTGCGCACCCTGGCGGTAATGTTCGGCGGCGCCATGGCCGGGCTTGCCGGCGGCTACATGTCGCTGGCGTACACGCCGATGTGGGCGGAAAACATGACCGCCGGCCGTGGCTGGATCGCCCTGGCCCTGGTGGTGTTCGCCAGCTGGCGGGTGAGCCGCGTCCTGCTCGGCGCCTACCTGTTCGGCCTGGCCAGCATCCTCCATCTGGTGGCCCAGGGTCTCGGCCTGGCGATCCCCGGCAACCTGCTGGCGATGCTGCCGTATGTGGCGACCATTCTGGTACTGGTGCTGCTGTCGCGGGATGCGATTCGCACGCGGTTGTACGCGCCGGTATCGCTGGGGCAGCCTTGGCAGCCAGGGCATTGA